The following are encoded together in the Planococcus antarcticus DSM 14505 genome:
- a CDS encoding arsenate reductase family protein: MITYYAYPKCMTCRKAKSWLEQNNVEYNEVHIADNPPTKEQLTQIHQVSGLELKKLFNTSGLVYRSLSLKDKLSDMTEEQQLELLASNGMLIKRPLAWNGETVTLGFKEAEYQNSWL, translated from the coding sequence TTGATTACCTATTATGCATATCCAAAATGTATGACTTGCCGAAAAGCAAAAAGTTGGCTAGAACAAAATAACGTGGAATATAATGAAGTTCACATTGCGGACAACCCACCGACCAAAGAGCAATTAACTCAAATCCATCAAGTAAGCGGTTTGGAATTGAAGAAACTTTTCAATACTAGTGGATTGGTTTATCGTTCACTAAGCCTAAAAGACAAGTTGTCGGATATGACAGAAGAACAGCAATTAGAGCTGCTGGCTTCAAATGGCATGCTGATTAAGCGGCCATTGGCATGGAATGGCGAAACCGTGACACTTGGCTTTAAAGAAGCAGAATATCAAAATAGCTGGTTGTAA
- a CDS encoding acyl-CoA dehydrogenase family protein — protein sequence MEQAKTLIKGGSFLIEDADLSRVFTPEDFTEEQKMIAKSTEDYVNNEVMPVVEKLENHEFEHSVRLLKTAGELGLLGADVPEQYGGLGLDKIASALIAEKMSKAGGFSITHGAHVGIGSLPIVLFGNEEQKQSYLPRLATGEMIAAYALTEPSSGSDALGAKTVAKLNEAGTHYVLNGEKQWITNAGFADVFIVYAKIDGDKFSAFIVEREFPGVSVGPEEKKMGIKSSSTRTLVLQDAEVPVENLLGEAGRGHIIAFNILNIGRYKLGVGTIGASKRAMELTIPYTNQRQQFKTPISSFNLTREKLATMASKLYAVESSVYRTVGLFEDRMSGFTDEQQADGKLVADSIAEFAVECSLNKFFGTETLDYIVDEGVQLHGGYGFMQEYEIERIYRDSRINRIFEGTNEINRLLVPGTLLRKAMKGELPLLEHAQKLQEELLMMVPEEVGTEALDQEKYLVKNAKKIALLAAGLAAQTYGSKLEAEQEVLINIADIVSNVFAMESVVLRTEKAIAASGEEKSKQKLLYTQIYCQEAFDQIERDAKETLIAAIEGDNQRMMLSALRKLTRSTPYNVIAKKREAAVKLVDVEKYVV from the coding sequence CTGTCACGTGTGTTCACACCCGAAGACTTTACAGAAGAGCAAAAAATGATCGCAAAATCAACTGAGGATTACGTCAACAATGAAGTAATGCCAGTAGTTGAGAAACTAGAAAACCATGAATTTGAACATTCTGTCCGACTGTTGAAAACAGCTGGGGAACTTGGGCTTCTCGGTGCTGACGTGCCGGAACAATACGGCGGTCTTGGATTGGATAAAATCGCTTCTGCGTTAATTGCTGAAAAAATGTCGAAAGCAGGTGGCTTCTCAATCACTCACGGAGCCCACGTAGGAATTGGTTCATTGCCAATCGTTCTGTTCGGTAATGAAGAACAAAAACAAAGTTATTTGCCACGTCTAGCGACTGGTGAAATGATCGCGGCATACGCCTTAACAGAGCCGAGTTCAGGGTCTGACGCATTGGGTGCGAAAACAGTTGCCAAACTGAACGAAGCAGGAACGCACTACGTATTGAACGGTGAAAAACAATGGATCACCAATGCCGGTTTTGCTGATGTTTTCATTGTTTATGCAAAAATTGATGGTGACAAGTTCTCGGCCTTTATTGTAGAACGTGAATTCCCTGGCGTTTCTGTCGGACCAGAAGAAAAGAAAATGGGCATTAAATCATCTTCTACACGGACATTGGTCTTGCAAGACGCTGAAGTTCCTGTTGAGAACTTGCTGGGTGAAGCAGGACGTGGACATATTATCGCGTTCAATATTCTCAACATCGGGCGCTACAAATTGGGAGTGGGCACGATTGGTGCTTCTAAACGTGCAATGGAATTGACAATTCCTTATACAAACCAACGTCAGCAGTTTAAAACGCCAATTTCGTCATTCAACTTAACACGCGAAAAACTGGCGACAATGGCTTCTAAATTGTATGCAGTTGAAAGCTCGGTTTATCGTACGGTTGGTCTTTTCGAAGACCGCATGAGCGGATTTACGGATGAGCAGCAGGCAGATGGTAAACTAGTAGCTGATTCAATTGCTGAATTTGCTGTAGAATGTTCGCTGAACAAATTCTTCGGTACGGAAACATTGGATTATATCGTAGACGAAGGTGTTCAATTACACGGCGGCTACGGCTTTATGCAAGAATACGAAATCGAGCGCATTTACCGCGATTCACGCATTAACCGTATTTTTGAAGGAACGAACGAAATCAACCGTTTACTCGTACCAGGAACATTATTGCGTAAAGCAATGAAAGGTGAATTGCCTCTACTAGAGCACGCTCAAAAGTTACAAGAAGAGTTATTGATGATGGTGCCAGAAGAAGTGGGCACAGAAGCGCTAGATCAAGAGAAATATTTAGTGAAAAATGCCAAGAAAATTGCATTGCTCGCAGCAGGGCTTGCAGCACAGACCTACGGTTCGAAACTGGAAGCGGAACAAGAAGTCCTTATCAACATCGCGGACATCGTCAGCAACGTCTTTGCAATGGAATCAGTCGTGTTGCGTACTGAAAAAGCGATTGCTGCTTCAGGAGAAGAAAAATCTAAGCAAAAACTTCTGTATACACAAATCTATTGCCAAGAAGCATTTGATCAAATCGAAAGAGATGCAAAAGAAACATTGATCGCTGCAATCGAAGGCGATAACCAACGTATGATGCTATCTGCTTTACGCAAGTTGACTCGTTCGACGCCTTATAACGTGATAGCGAAAAAACGTGAAGCGGCTGTAAAGCTGGTCGATGTCGAGAAATACGTGGTTTAA
- a CDS encoding toprim domain-containing protein, producing the protein MGKVIVVEGISDKSRIAPLIAEPVTILCTNGTVSATRLEELLLPYESQDIIILVDADSSGEKLRKLVKREFPEARHFYINRNYKEVAATPLRILMDVLITANVQVKKLLIEG; encoded by the coding sequence TTGGGAAAAGTGATTGTTGTGGAAGGCATCAGCGATAAGTCGAGAATTGCGCCACTCATTGCAGAACCCGTGACGATTCTTTGCACAAATGGTACAGTAAGTGCAACTAGACTTGAGGAATTATTGTTGCCGTATGAAAGTCAGGACATTATCATATTGGTGGATGCCGATTCTTCGGGAGAAAAGTTGCGGAAGTTGGTCAAACGCGAATTTCCTGAAGCCCGTCATTTTTACATCAACCGGAACTATAAGGAAGTCGCGGCAACGCCGCTTCGGATACTGATGGATGTGCTCATCACAGCGAATGTCCAGGTCAAAAAGCTATTGATAGAGGGATGA
- the gcvH gene encoding glycine cleavage system protein GcvH encodes MSTPAELRYSKEHEWVKTEDGNARIGITHFAQAELGDIVFVELPQVGDELKKDQPFGSVESVKTVSELYAPLSGKVIEVNSELEDSPEFVNESPYEQAWMVVIEAPSEEEVNELMTADQYKEMTNE; translated from the coding sequence ATGAGCACACCAGCAGAACTTCGTTATTCAAAAGAACATGAATGGGTTAAAACCGAAGATGGCAATGCACGTATCGGAATTACTCATTTCGCACAGGCAGAACTAGGGGATATCGTTTTTGTTGAACTTCCACAAGTTGGAGATGAACTGAAAAAAGACCAGCCTTTTGGCAGCGTGGAATCTGTTAAAACAGTTTCGGAATTGTATGCGCCACTCAGCGGAAAAGTGATAGAAGTCAACTCGGAGCTTGAAGACAGTCCAGAATTTGTGAATGAGTCCCCTTATGAGCAGGCTTGGATGGTTGTTATTGAAGCCCCTTCTGAAGAAGAAGTCAATGAACTGATGACAGCAGATCAATACAAAGAGATGACCAACGAGTAA
- a CDS encoding thioredoxin family protein: MKEWTHKEWIKEKNTNHITAFYLYAPMCGTCQVAARMLSVVMELLPNLQIGKANLNYIQEIADLYEVESVPCLLITEDGILKEKIYAFHSVPYLYDKLKSVDEYSRSW; the protein is encoded by the coding sequence ATGAAGGAATGGACGCATAAAGAATGGATCAAAGAAAAAAATACTAATCACATCACAGCGTTTTACCTATACGCGCCAATGTGCGGAACTTGCCAGGTTGCTGCGAGGATGTTATCGGTCGTCATGGAATTATTGCCAAATCTACAGATTGGCAAAGCAAACTTGAACTACATTCAGGAAATTGCGGACCTTTATGAAGTGGAGAGTGTACCATGCTTGCTAATAACGGAGGATGGGATATTGAAGGAAAAGATTTATGCTTTCCATTCAGTTCCTTATTTGTATGACAAGTTAAAATCTGTTGACGAATACAGCCGGTCATGGTAA
- a CDS encoding methionine ABC transporter ATP-binding protein: MIELKKVTKKFDAGKTVLTAVDQVDLSISAGEVFGIIGYSGAGKSTLIRLLNGLEKPTSGTVEINEQTITAIKGGELRKARQKVSMIFQHFNLLWSRTVKENIEFPLEIAGVAKAQRGKRVQELIELVGLTDRENAYPSELSGGQKQRVGIARALANDPEVLLCDEATSALDPETTDAILDLLVDINKRLGLTIVLITHEMHVIRKICHRVAVMEGGRVVEMGDVLNVFQSPKEKITKRFVAQVTDTGDSQETIKNLRELYPTGELVKLVFVGDQTEQPILTKLIRSHSTEVNIVQGNISHTQRGAYGTLILQLKGSPAEIEEALTFLRSEDIQAEVIHND; encoded by the coding sequence ATGATTGAATTGAAAAAAGTGACGAAAAAATTCGATGCGGGAAAAACGGTTCTGACGGCCGTTGACCAGGTCGACCTATCCATCTCCGCTGGTGAAGTATTCGGCATCATCGGATACAGTGGAGCCGGTAAAAGTACGTTGATCCGACTGTTGAACGGATTAGAAAAACCGACTTCAGGAACGGTGGAAATCAATGAACAGACGATTACAGCGATCAAAGGCGGAGAATTGCGCAAAGCCCGCCAGAAGGTCAGCATGATTTTCCAGCATTTTAATTTGTTGTGGTCCCGTACGGTAAAAGAGAATATCGAGTTTCCGCTTGAGATTGCTGGTGTGGCAAAAGCGCAACGGGGCAAACGGGTTCAGGAACTGATTGAACTGGTTGGTTTAACAGACCGTGAAAATGCTTATCCATCCGAGCTTTCAGGTGGACAGAAACAGCGCGTTGGTATTGCCCGAGCACTGGCAAACGATCCCGAAGTGTTGTTATGTGACGAAGCGACATCTGCGCTCGATCCGGAAACAACAGATGCCATTCTTGATTTGCTAGTCGATATCAACAAACGATTGGGATTGACAATTGTTTTGATAACCCATGAAATGCATGTCATCCGGAAAATCTGTCACCGTGTGGCAGTGATGGAAGGTGGCCGAGTTGTTGAAATGGGCGACGTCTTGAATGTTTTCCAATCGCCGAAAGAGAAAATCACCAAACGTTTTGTTGCCCAGGTGACCGATACAGGAGATTCGCAGGAAACCATCAAAAATCTGCGGGAATTGTATCCGACAGGTGAATTGGTAAAATTAGTTTTCGTTGGTGATCAAACCGAACAGCCGATTCTAACGAAATTGATCCGCAGCCATTCTACGGAAGTCAATATAGTCCAAGGCAATATTTCACACACACAGCGAGGCGCGTACGGAACCTTGATCTTGCAGCTCAAGGGTTCTCCAGCAGAGATTGAAGAAGCACTGACATTTCTTCGCTCAGAAGATATTCAGGCGGAGGTGATTCACAATGATTGA